In Cygnus atratus isolate AKBS03 ecotype Queensland, Australia chromosome 14, CAtr_DNAZoo_HiC_assembly, whole genome shotgun sequence, the DNA window ATAAATTTACCCAAAGATACAGTCCGAGGACAATTGAATGATCATTTAAGAAGAATAAAGCTCCTTCAGAGTTTACATATTTTGGAAAAGCGGatcagaggaggaagaggagagagagagggccTGGCTTGTAGATCCCTATTTACTGGGGAATATCGCGGCGCTTCCGAGCGGGGGCCGTAAATCCAGGCGGCCACCAGAGGAACACGGCTTTTCCTTGCTGATTTCTCACGACTGACGAGCCAGCCAAGGATCACAGCGGTTCCTCCACCAGCGCTGCCTCCTTCCTACGGGCAGGGACCCTATATTGTGTCTCTCAGAGCTGCGCCCCTCACACCGACGCATTTCCATGCTCTTTGGGCATGCAGCCACATGGGTACTTGCTCTGTAGCTCAGGAGaaatgactgtatttttttctatattttaattattttgctccTGGCCACTTTAGCACAAGCAAAACCTAACAACAGCCTTTACCCTACGCTGCCCACCCAGCTCCTCCATGCTCTGTCAGCCTCACCCCCCGCTTGGCCCCCCAATAATTTCTGCGGCGTGGCACAGTCACGCACCAGCTCTCAGACAAAAATGAGCAAGGTCGCTCACGTTATTTCCCGGGGAAACAAATTCGAGCTGTGCTGGTACCAGATGGCTGCTGATTTCGTGTCGATGTCGGGAAGATTAATTCAACCACTAAAAATCAGAGCCTCGACGCGGTCACCGATGCTGTGCAACAAAGTGTGTAAGGAGGGAGGTGGCAACACGCTGATTCGTGAGCGCGGCCTCCTCTCCGGGACCTCGGCTCAGCCTCCAGCGGAGCCCAGCACCAGAGGGATGGCCACCTcgtggagcagaggcagaggatGCCAGCACTTCTGCTGGCTAAGCTGAACAAAGGGAAAACCCAGAGGTGAAGCAAATCGCAGCTTCCGACGCGGGAATCCGCAAcgcaaacaaaaccacaccgAGCAAACAAGTGTGCCACTGATTCCAATGGCTGGAAGCGAAAATTATGCAAAATTGGGCAACAAAAATGGGAGCAAGAGATCTATTTTTACCCTGACTGTGATTTGGCACTTCAGCTGAGAATTGCTTCTCCAGCACGAGGAATGTTTCATTCAAGACTCGATAGCTTGTTAAATGACAGATCTTAGCTCAAATCAGGGTTCATTCAGGAGGAAGGCACTGCCTGTGTTATTAGACACTGAATTAGGACGAACTTGTCATGGaacaactattttttaatttactcttcttaacagaaagcaaatctCTAAAAACCTTAGGGTGATTTTTTCAAGCACTCATGTAAGTCTTACTGTGATTCCAAGTGGACATCCTCAAACACCGCGGGGTGGTCCCAGAACAACTTCTAGCACAGATTCATGGAAACCTGGCTGTGCAGCTTTACCCAGAGAACTCCAGTGCTGCGCTCCACGAGCTGGGAAAAGCCTCCCACAACCGAAGCAAACCTGCAGTGTCTGTGCACCCCCAGCAGTGGTAtgtccagctccagctgtgcctgcagacGTGCAGCCCCACAggagcagcctctgcagcacccagctgagGTGTGCAAGAGGGTGCAGGGCATGAGCCCTCTCAGCCAGAAAGCGGAGCTGGATCTCAGCTCCATCCGAGCTCCTGCTGCCCGTCATGGGCTGCACACGCTCGCCTGTCAGTCTAGACAAGCCTTCTTCGTACATGCCATCAGGAAAACTAAACGCATGCAGTTATGAAGATTAAAACTCCAAACAAAAAACGTGTGCAGAAGCATTTGGCAACGAGCGGGATTGTTAAATTGTCCCCACGAGCCAGATTTTCAGTAAATCAGAAGAGCTCTGCGAAGGCTCCGTCCCAGCCTACAAGTAGTATCAGAGAGCCCAGGAAACACTCGTGCAGCAAGCACAGGCCGCGGCGCGCTCCTCGTGCCACCCCAGCGCAGGCCCCGCACTCACCGCTGGCACTGGGCAGGAGGAAATCGTTCCACGTGGGCTCCCCTGGAGCCACTGCAGGACTGGGAGCGGCTGCCGGGGCTTGTCTGAGCTGGCTTTGGCCTCTAACCCAGCCCTGGCCATTGCTCGAGTGCCGAGTGGGGCCGTGTCCTGCACCGCCTCAATGGCCCCGCGTGCGCTCGCCTCCTGGCAGAAGCTGCGCCCGCTCGGCTCGGCCCCCGCTGTGCACTAACGACATGCGGGTGGCACGAGCcaagagctgggagcagctgagcTCTCCCCCTGCCTGGTGGGCTCAGGAAGAGTTACAGGTGTGGGACTTGGCTTGGCTGCTTCATTTTGTCCTCATCTATTTCCATGTGCGGTTCAGCCTATGCTCCAGCCGGGGCACAGAAATCGCCTCAAAACACATCtattcactgaaaaatgaacggggaaaaaaaaataaaaatgcatttctctgtaGCCAAGCACACCACGAAAGGCCTACCTGAGGGCTGCCCACGGCCAGCCCTCCCCTAGGGCCATGGGGAGCATGAGGGGCCCGGGCACGCAGGCGGCCGAGCAGGTGGCAGCGTGGGCAGCCTCCCCACCCGCCGCCCCGCCAGGCCTGTCAGGCCGCACCATCGTCACCGAGCGCAGATGTcggccaggcagccagcaccGTGCCACGCGCCGCCCGGGTGcgctccagcagctggctgcgAGCCGCTGGTGGGGccttttttggttattttttggAGCACCCTGTCATGGGGGGGTTGTCTCAGCTGCCTCGCATGCGACTTCTTTCCCCTGCCACTCGTGTAACGcatctttctctgctctgtagGATTTGTCAGTGGCTCGTACCATGTCTGGGTGCGTTTGCTGCCTTCTCGCTTGCTTGCTGGCTCGGGGGCTTCACCACATTGCTGTCACAGCACTTGCCATCCGGATGGGACCCCCAGGGCACTGCGCACAGAAGTTCCCCCTTCCTGCCCCTCTGCATGGCCTCACCCCAAATTATTTGGGTTCCTGAGGTGATACCCGGCTGCTTGCTCATGCCCAGCCCCGCTGCGCTGGGGTTGCAATCACAAAGATGCATTTTCCATCAGGGCTCTGGGAGGTCTCCTCCTGCTGATCCTGCCTTGTGTTTCTTGCTCGTGCCATGCACCCAGCGCTCCCTCACCAGCTCACCCCCACACATGGGGCAGAGGCTCCCAGAGGCATTCAGTTTGAGCAGAAAAACCACAGAGCAGCATCAAGAGCGGGCAAGGAGATAGCAGCAAACTGAGGTGGACAAAAAAAGGCAGGTttgatatttttccccattcaaAATGGCAAAAAGCAATTTGCGCTGCGTGTGTCCACCCAGAGTCCCCACATTTATTCTCCACTTGTGAACGTGCCGCTTGAGATGCAGGACCACATCTCACACCCAGATGAAGGACTCCAAAACCCTGCTCCGGGTagtgggaagaagagaagacatCTGTCTTCTCAGATGTGCGAGAGCACCTGGCAGAGCGGACAGGGAAATGGTGGCTGTCCTCATGAATTTTGAACAGAAGGCTTAGGTCAGACAGGAGCTGCTTTTCACTGGGAGCAATTTAGGAGTGGATCACACAGGGAAGGCTGGAAGCTTCACCTAAAAGCTGTTTAGATAACCACATCTGCAGTGTTTGAAACAGAGCCCTGACATGAGGAAGGGCACAGGCTGCTGTATTTTCCCATCTGGtagcaggggaagaaaacaagaacagcgTAGTGGTTTTGCTCCAACCCCTGTACAGCAGAACCGTATCCTTTCCCCTCTAAGCACTCAGCCAAGGTATAAATGGAGAACGGCAACTCCGTAGATTGATGTCGGAAAGCCACAGCATGAcaaggcaggggaaaaaaaacaaaacaaacaaacaaaccaaaaacatctAAAACCCTACAATTTCTACACTTGGTAAGTTCAGAGGAGGACCATGCTGCAGCTCTCCAAACAGGTcctgtgtatgtttttttcctgaacccTTCACTCATTCCAGGTACTCCAAATATTTCAGCCTGGGAAGGGAGGCAAAggtgtttttcctgtttgggCTCTCAGGAGTGATCTCATGCCACACAGGGTATGTAGGCACCAGGTTTGATAGCTCTAACTCGGCGTTTCAAGGTGAAAGTCCTAACCCTGACGTGCCAAGCCAGGTACAGAAAAGCCTCCTCGCCCACCACCCCCACGCTCGCCATTGGCCTCCTGCTGACCGAGGAGGTCAAATTCAAGTTCAAAGCATTCCTGGTGAACACCCTGAGGACACAGGAACCTCCGCAGCTCCTGGCAAGCTGGCATCAGTGCCATGCAcaacagctgctctgctggagcacCGAAACCGCAGAGCTCCCCAGTGCAAGGCGGCAGCCTCAGCAACCGGGTCCCCAACTGTGCAAACTGCTTTCAGAATCAATTACCCGTCCCGGCCTCTTTGGGCGAGAGGCAAAATCCTGCTTCCTTCTGCAACCCCATAAAAAGGGGGTATAGCAGCACTAGGATACCACTGTAGCACTAGCACTAGAAGGACTGGCTACGGGAGGGCTTGGCTCCATTTGGAGAGAAAACGGCAGCACCGGGAGCAAAGCGCCCAGCGACCACTAAAGGGCTGCCCAAAAATGAGGGCTGAGGAACTGCTGGGGACCAGAAAGGCTCTGGCTGTGACCTGTGGGtagctggggctgcaggcagcagcagaggccatGTGGAAATGGGACACTTGCAGTAGACACAAGTGCCAtgtggagaaggaggaaaaccaAGAACTCCCAGCAGAAGCACCGCCATGTAATACTTCATTCAGGAGCACAGGGTGAAAAGAACTATGAACCAGGCTGCAGGACTGTACCTCCCCTGCCCTGTTTTTGGGTGCCAGAACCACAGCACGCTGGGCTACCAGCGGATCCCCACTGATGGGGGACCCAgctcccgcagcagcagcagccctgcggaCACCTCGAGGTGCCAGGGGTGCAAGTGGAGACCACAAGGGGCTGCAGAGTGGAGgcccctgagctgctgctcctgcatggCCTTTTTCTGGGTGCAGTGGAATCGTTAGAAACACTTCCCGTTGTGGCAAAACTCCCCATTTTCCaaattttgaggaaaacaagaaCTCAGGTATGGATTGTACCACCACTACCAGCAGCGATGCtgggtggaagggaagggatgctgcCCCCATCAGCGGGgatgtccccatccccatcccctcctggCACCACCAAGCCCCAGTGCAGGCACCCTTGCTCTGCCTCCCGGCCAAGGGAAGgccctgcaggctgctttgATTATTAACCGTGGGCTTTGTCCCCTCCCCACTGGGGCGCCCGCCCTGGTGGGACCGGGACGTCCCACAGCGGGGTCCCTCGCAGGCGGCTCCATTACCATTAATGGGAGCAGTGTGTGCCGGCGAGCGAGGGAGGGGAGCCTAATGTCTTTATATTATACCACCAATTAAGTACTCAGGGTCATGTCCTCAGCTGATGTAAAGTAGATGAGATCCACTGAGCTTAATGGATCTCTGCTGGTTTACACCAAACGAGAAGCTGGCCCTCTCTGGCTCCTATTAAAACATCTCAGCCCTTCCAGCAGCCTTTGTGTTTAACAGCCCTGCACTCCAGCCAGCCTTTCCTACCACTCCAGTCCATAAACCACAAGCTTTATTAACTAATAATTAGTTTTTCAAGTTAAGTTTCACTGTCATATTTTAAGAAGCTGTTGCCCTTACATCAGGTGGGGAATTTGGAAGTGACTTGAAGCAgtgggaagaaagcagaggagagtCTTAGGCTCCAGGTGCTTAAACCCCTGCAGGTGCACCCCAGAGGGGGTCTCTCCACCcacccaccagcacccagctccccgtggcaggagctgagcaccTCAGTACCACCTGCAACACACTGCCTGAGCACGCAGGGACATTTGGAAGGACTTGCCACAGGCTCCcctagtcatttttttcccagtcaaaTACTAAGGCAGCTTAAAACACTAGCTCAGGAGCTAAGCGTGTGATAAGTGCTGGGTTAAATTGCAATTAGAAGACTATTTTTGCAAACATAGATAATTTCCTCACACGTTAAAACACAACTTCCAGCATACGTGAGCTTCAGCAGGCACACGGATcgctctttttttcccttctgtcacTGAATTGAATAAGGAACGTTTAGTGTATTTCTGCCACAACAAGGAATAAAAGCAGCATGCTGTacagagctggggaggaaaaaaataaaaaaatcacaacagccTACTAACACAAACGTTCTGAACAAGGAACGTAATATGGACAGCTCTTACAGACACAGTTCTCGTGCAATAACTTAAACAGTACAGATTACTACTTGGGGAAATAAAAGACAACATAACTTTGAAACTTGAAAAGCTCTTTCTTCGTTGTAATCAATTGCAATAATCCATGTCGGTGATTTAGATGAAGATCAACTTTACCTTtctttgctgatgacacaaaactaaGAGCAATAAAAAACGTAAGTGCATTTGTGCACAACTAATGGATTGGATGTGGCATGTGCCAATGGAAGTCAGTACGTATAATGCAGCACATGCTGGATGCCAAATTAATGGGATCATTTGGGCATTCTGGAACACTTGTGGCATCGAGCTTAAGTCATCTAAGGAGCCTGGCAAGGGTTGATGACCTTCCATTTTCCAAAGCCTGCAGAAGCCTTGTAACATTGTAGGCAAAACATGACCATGAATTTTACCCACTCCGTCCAGTTGCTATTTAGTCCAAAGCAGAAAGATGATGAAACTAAGACAATGCACCCGTGCCTTGTGCCCCTAATACAATAAACAGACAAAAGTGCAGGTTGACCTGGACGGGGAGCTGCGGTCAGGCACACAGATGGCAGACCGGGTGCTGCCGTGCTTGCAGAGCCTGACGATCTGCATCGGGCCATGGGCTCACACCCATTTACACTGTGTTTGCTTCCAACCTGGATTAAATCCTGAAGAAAACTGATCCCAATACAGAGAGGAATGCCCCTGCCTGCTAACAGCATCACCAAGAGATGCAGAGGTTTGTCCTAGCAGCTCAGGCTAGCGACGGAGCTGGAGATGCCATTCCCCTCCCCATTCCCTGCTCCCAAACCCTGACAAACAGGGCCAGGGGAGGAAGGACCAGCTCCTGGGGCCATGGCAcagctccccagccagccaggCACGGCTGTGCAGAGCGGGATGCAAGGGGAACAGAACCACCTGGCCCCGATCCCTGCAGTGCAGCCACCTAGTTGCAACGAAGGTCCCGATCCTGCAGCCTCGTCCACGGGAGCTTGCTGGGTActccacagcccagcagcagcacttggcCAGGCTCAGAGGCTCTGGCTGAAAACTTCAGCGAGGTCACCAAGGTCCACACGGCAGGCACGCCGATCCTTGCACGGATGCTCTGTAAATGTTACTGGGAGATGTGCTGCATGAGTCCCCTACCCAGGGCCagatttcactttaaaaaatgtaattaatcaAGGTATTTTGAAGAATGGCATGGGGCACAGCAGCACATTGTGCCCAGCTCCAGAAGAGATGCGGGAACCTTCACCTGTGCCACCCAGAGAGCACAGGAAAGCTGTCAGGTGCCTCAGCTCCATGGACACGTGGACATCTCTGAATGCACAGCGCAGAGGTGCCTTTAGGCAGCCAGCTCCTACTTTCCACAGTGACTTCAAGAGAGTATTTTATCTCGTAGCCTCCAATAAAATTCATGGGAGTAAGATATCTAAATGCCATTATCGCTCTAACCTTAATGCTGCTGCGAGTCAGAAAAGTTCAGAGCTTTGTGGCCCCCAGAGAGTGGGCAAGGGAAACACAGCATGAAGGGAAACACCCCCAGCAGACAACAGCACAGGGTGCACGTAcccctcctccccaaaatgCACACCTGCAGAACGCTGTCACCCCAGTCCAACTGGCTCAAGCAACGCATCGGGATGGCTTCTACCAGttcaggagcagcagctacAGGAGAAGTGCTCACCCAGGTGAGCCACGGCCCCCAAATTATTCCTCACCGGTGGTAGTGATGGTTGCAGTGCAGAAATACATGCTTCAAGGAAAATTCCTCTGCATGAGGGAGGTGTAAATCTCGGTATTATTTATGTTAGCTATAAATGAGTTAAATTATGACCTAGCTGAGTGAAACACTTTCGTAAACCGAGGCTCTGGATATTGTGCAGTTTGCATGTTTACCAGGACCGTGCTTTCATCACAGAGTGGAGAAGGAGAGCTAATAACCCATTGATTTTAAGGCCCATTTAGGAAAAGGATTGCCTATGCAGATCTGATCACCGTGCATTACTTCGTAACATCTAATACCCTGGGCACAAAATAATGCTGAGAGATGCAAATTCTGCAGCCATTTTTATACTGAGAGGGGTTGCGCCTGTGCATGCGAGTGTGCTAAGGGGCTGCTTTGGGTTTTGACTGGAAGCAAAGTCAGGAGGGACCCTGAGGAAGGGGTGAGTGTTTCGCATGGCCCTGGTTGCCCTGAGCCCTGCACTGTGCACTCATGCACTCAGCTGCTTGGCCCCGCTCAGAAAATCACTTGCACACCTGATTAAGCAAAGTTAAGAAAGCGATCTGCCCAGCGTTAAGTCCCACTGATAATTCAAAACACTCACCCTCATTTTCCATCCCCATGTGTTTGAACAGGAGTTTTCCTGGGCTTGAAGCTCTGAGAGGAGGGAAGGTAAGCACGCAGCCTGTGCTTCCCAAGGTGCCCGCGCACAGAGACGCGGCCGTTCAGGCTGCTTAGGAAAGATCATCCGCATGCTAAGAATTATCAATTTCCTAACAGCATCAAATATCAACGTATTAAAACAGCTGAGGGGGATGTGTAGCCCCTCCAACGCTCTCAGGCCACATCTTTATGACAAGTCTCACGCTGCCTCTGCTCAAAACGCACCCCCAGAGTGAGCCGGGCCCGTAGGAGAGCAGCCGTGCCGCAGTACGGCTGTCGGAGCTGCTGCCCTCgctccctctccccccttctCTGGGTGTCTGCCGGAGGCTCCCACGGAGGGAAGGGGGCATTTGGCAGGGGCGGGGGCAAACCAGGCTGCGTCAGGAACCTGCAAGTCAAACCActgcctgcagacagcagtCCGGATCGAGGTGTCCGAGGCACCGCGCACAGCCCGGGGGCAGCACATGGGCAGCACTGCCACCAGGATCAGCACAGCCAAGGAGCCCACCCCAAAAAGGAGCCTTCTGCTCCCCAAGCATCTGCACCCCCAGGGCCGCAGCCCCTGGGACAGACAGGCTCACTCTGGGAGCATCAAAGGTCCCCGCAAGCCCTGTGGCTGGCTTCACCGATTGATGGACGTCCAGAAACGCGCAGCAGGGAGCGTCGGGCAGCCCTGCCACCCCCGAATCAGGCTGCCAGGGATCGCTGCTGTCACCCACGGGGAGGGAAATGCAGTGTATGCGTTCCCACTGGCATTTCCCTGGCACTCCCATGAACGCAGGTGGGCATCGcccaggcaggggctggagctctCCCCACTTACATCGCCTTCCACACAGGGCCACATCAGTGCCCCCACGCCGTCTCATCCAAAAAACTGCGGATGCAAGAAGCAGCCTGGcccctgtgctctgcacatCTCCAAACCCCGAGACCCTCTCCCCTGGAACAAAGACACCACGGCGAGCCCCAGCACACCAGCTCCCTGTGCCAGCACCCTGCTACCACGGCTATTCACACAGCCGAAATGGAAGCCACCGGTTTCTGAAGTCCTTCGGAAAGTTGGGGGCCCCCCAAGGCCTGATCCTGCCGTCGTGCCCCCAGCACGTCCCGGGAAGGAGAGCGGAGCCCtgccggggctggcagcaccgGGCCGGCCCCAGCGGTGCTGCGCTGGTACCGGGGCTGGCGGCGCTCGGTGGCTTTGCCGAGCTCCGCGCCTGCCGCAGAGCCGATCGCGGCGGTGCTGAGCTCTCTGACAACGcgcaggggaaaaaaataataataataaaaaaaaactgcagGGAAATCGGGAAAATACAGCGGCGTGGGGCCGTGGGGTGCTCCGACAGCTAAAGAATAAGGAGGTGccggaaaaaaataaataaaaagaaacgCGGGCAGTTTGTAGATGGCAGGGGGCACCGACAAAACACAACAAGGAACACACGTGAAAGCGGGGACCCGCTTATTGCGGCCCCCTCGCGTGGTGCTGAGCTCGGCTCGGCCCCGGGGCAgctcggctcggccccggcccggcccgccccggcctGCAGCCGTTCCtggcgctgcccggccccggccccgacggcggcggcggggacggggatAGGAACGGGGGCAGGGATGAGAACGGGGATGAGAACGGGGATGGGAACGGGGACGGCCAAAAGCTGCGGGCAAGCGGCATTCCCGAGAATCCGTGGCCGGGGACAGACCGCCtcgttgctttttttttattactatttattattatttttgattttaaatccTCCGTTCCCCGCCAGACACCTCCCCTCGGCCGCCGCTGCCCAGCTCAGCCCGCACATCCCCGGCTGCTGAACGGCGCCGGCCGAGCGgccgcagcccagccccgggggcaggATCGGGCCCTGCCTTCGCACCCCCCCGGGCgaacccaacccaacccaaatCCAACCCAAACCCCTGCGACAGGGCGAGcccgagccccgccgcccccaggAGCGGCGCTCGCAGGAGATGCGGTGCCGCATCCCCCCCCCGGGGACGGGCTCCGGCCCCGACCCTGCCCCTTGCCGGGGGTCGGGGCCAGCCCAGGAGCGGGCGACCCCCGGCGGCCCCGTTCgcggcgcccggccccgctccgccgcccgccgcccccgcagccccccagcgACCCGGCCTTCGATAACAAATAAcggaaatacaaaataaagaggCAAACGAAAGGCAacggccgcagccccccgggccggcggcggggtCGTGGCAGCGGCTCCCGAAGCCGCCGGCACCGCCCGGAGCCgccggtgccggtcccggtgccctccccgctccgccgcccgctCACCtccggctcggccccgccgtTTCCAGCCGCCTccagcccggctcggccccggtCCCCGTCCCGGTCCCAGTCCCGGTCCCggtgcggcggcggcgccccgaGGCACGCAGGGAGCGGAGAGGCGTTTTTAAAGAAAACGTTTATTTACACGTCTCGGCAAGTACAAAGTATTATACATGGTCTGTGTCAACCCCAAATCTTCTTTATTATGAAACATAAGGCGCTTTCTCTAGAGTCGGTGGCGAAAGGAGAGGGTGCAGGTGCTGTTTCGGTGCGCTAAGCTCATCGGCAGGAGAAGGTGAGGACGAAATAAAGTGTGTGTGTCGCCTGAAAGGAGCCCTTATTACTACGGTGAATAAATTACAGCTGACATTAACTTCACCTGGGACAGATGGAAGCTACCGCTTTTCAGCTTAATAGGGTTTCCTAAGCTAATGAGTCATCACCGGCTCCACTTAGTCCCCTCCGCTAAGTGATAGGTAggtgcgtttttttttttttctttagactaTCCTCAgaacgggaaaaaaaaatagccttttgTTCCAAAGCCAACACAAAATCCCTATGTCCGGATTTCGATATAAATAATCGAGGTTTTATATAATTCCATATTAATAGTGCCCAAAATCTCGatgcataaataaattaaattattaacaCTTCTTACAAAAAGTGACATATCTCCCCTCCTAGTGGAACATCGACACGAAGATACAAGCGGAGCGCggggccccgctgccgccgccttGGCCCCGGGGAAGCGGCGCGGGGGGCCCGGTCCTGGTGCTGGTCCCGGggccggtcccggtcccggggGCTCCGGTCGCCGCCGCCTCTCCCCCCCTGCTCGTGCCGGGACCGGGAGCGGGGGCGAGTCCGCTGCGTGCCCGGCGGTGGCCGGGGCTCAGACGAGGGAGGTGACCGGGGGGATCTTGGcgctctcctcctcccagggctgcaggtTCTGCAGGGCGAACAGCGACGAGTTGTGCAGGCACAGCGGGTCGGGCTGGATCGACTCGTTCAGGGACTTCTGGAAGGCGtcgtgctgcagctgcagcatcagCCGGCTCGCCTGCTGCCGCTCGGCCTCCCGCTCCTCCGCCGTCTGCCGCCTGCCAGGGGACACGTTCAGCCCGGCCGCCCCGGGGACGGGCACCGCGGGGACAGGGACCGGGACCACCGGGACCACCGGGACGGGCACCGGGATGGGCACCGgcagcggggcggccccggcggaGGCGCTGCGGGCGGCGGAACCCCCCGAGCTGCGGCGAACCCCCCCCATTATTTTGCGGAATATCTCCCCTTTTCGGAATCAGCTGTTCGCCGGACAACCCCCCGTCTATCCGAGCAACCCCTCGTTTTGCCAATAATTCCCCCAATTTTGCCAATAATTCCCCCGAATTTTCCCAATAATTCCCTTcccccatttttttcattctttccgAATAGAAcgctatgtaaaaaaaaaaaaaaaaaaacgaaaataataacaataataataataataataaaacaaacacaaaccaaaaagaaaaaccaaaccaaacgaacaaaaaaaaaaacacaacccaaaccaaaccaaaaaaataaagaaaaaaaaatcccaaaccaaaccccaaaaaatcccaaaccaaaccgaacaaaaaaacccaacccaacccaaaaTAACTAAGGAGAACCAAGGGAAGGAGGGACGGCAGCCCACCGCCGAGCCCCTggctcccggcccggcccctcgGCCGCCGGCACGGGGCAGGGCGGCAGCGGCGCTCCCGGGGCTCCGGGCGGTGCCGGGCCCGgacggggcggccccgggggcgcgGGACTCACCGCCACTTGGTGCGCCGGTTCTGGAACCAGGTCTTCACCTGGGCGTCCGTCATCTTGAGGGACTTGGCGAGGGCGGCGCGCTCGGCCGACGCCAGGTACTTCTGGCGGTGGAAGCGCTTCTCCAGCTCGCAGATCTGCACCCGGGAGAAGGACGTGCGCGGCTTCTTGCGCTTCGGCGGGGTCCGGTTCTGGTAGGGGTGCCCGATCCGCCGCGTCACCGTGAACGGCgtcagcgccgccgccgctgcccgggGGGGAAGCAACAGGGGTCGGCCCCGGCCCGacggcggccccgcgcccgccgccccccgacGGCGGCTCCgtgccgggggggccggggccgcgc includes these proteins:
- the TLX3 gene encoding T-cell leukemia homeobox protein 3 codes for the protein MEPAAGAQPQPQPQHEPISFGIDQILSGAEPDAAPPPPPPPPRGPDGAAFLGGRGGAPYPALPAPFPAIAAPFEDSGSYGVNLSLAPGGVIRVPAHRPIPGAVPPPIPSAIPAVPGLGGLNFPWMESSRRFVKDRFTAAAALTPFTVTRRIGHPYQNRTPPKRKKPRTSFSRVQICELEKRFHRQKYLASAERAALAKSLKMTDAQVKTWFQNRRTKWRRQTAEEREAERQQASRLMLQLQHDAFQKSLNESIQPDPLCLHNSSLFALQNLQPWEEESAKIPPVTSLV